TCACCCCTTGTTTGTGTCcaccatgatcgaacttcaggtgaagcgctatgctgctttatgccaacttcgatggcttgtgatgagcttgcctgctgccgaattcgaaaaaaaatgttgttgtatttgggcaagattggtgttatcgggttggaacttaatagtgaggggaacaatttttcgttcatctgctgtgccaaacaacgaacaatcctgttgggtgttccacgtgcttggcgagtctgcacgaccatcgtctatcagatctggagtggagtttttttttcaatgattacaacttgcgatcgttctgcaaacatcgtAGCatacgtagcatgcagcacttttttagtgactcgaggatcctgTTCTGCTGTTTCAAAAGGAGTCgtgcattcttgagcagtttgttcttcagtgcttgtattttttcgtttgttccttgtggcgcaaagtaactttgatgatttgaaaggacttgaatctgtacttgaattagcgatttttttttttattatggaACCAAGcaaacaagtgaatggtacacaaaattaggagaaaacTGTTGTTGAATAGACAacttgtagacataattatctacccagtttaagtactaagctcaacaagttgtttggctccacaagtttcattttcaggccaggtacccgaattcacccaggtactggtggtacactaccatagtgttctttggaaattgaatagctccttgaacacttggttgcttgagaagaaacttgatgtgtttgttctctacattggtgaatgcagccactaactgtccattgtggataaactccggACCAACTCtcctttcaatttattctttgttctttgcagggcatcaacaatggtgtcccttgtaaaatgttagtttaaagggtTTGATAGTTATTTCCCATTCATaggggcactgtggttgcccagattcactttcaaacttatcatggaaacgtaaatcaataccagtgaatagacactgaaaagtcagtcccttgaattgttgatagaaaattaatttaaatgcatattgaaacatcagttgaggaattgtttttttttcccactttgtgaacatCCCCACTTTTTATGAACCTAAAATACAttgctgcagtttgtttattgcttgttcattcaatgtcttgatcgcatcaaattatttaatttttaggtattgtgtcagatctccatagagacactatctttatctaaaaacttaactggttgctttttggagcccttttgtggcatatttagataggcagaaatgttccacattttatggtaaatagttctgcatagttttaagaatattgcagccaaatctaattgaatatgagacattttgtgaatttaaagactattaatattgtttgcacttgttttaaaagacttagggttggcactcaaaagtgttccttcaataatcttattcttTAAAGATTGCCTTGGAGAGATTGGATTAAggctagttttttcttctagcttctttccccagtgccctctgagaatggagtttggttttgttttgcccatttggttttgcccaatgttgaaagatgaaacaatgcctaaaccagctgcAAGGAATACCTCATGGTGCTTTTTACAAACACGGGCATGAcgagggtgctcgtaagcatctgagcattgtttcgcatgctaaagtgttattataaataatttatttctctaagagagtcttcttttcgtgtcggtcattcaaaaattgttggaattgtTGGAGCTGTTGGATtaaagaggcagaacatttaatGAGGCCCCTCCTGGGGAGAAAACTAACCTGCCGTGAAGATGGATCGCCTTTGGGTCAAACGCCGATCTTCACATGAACCGAACCAAATGCATAATCATGTTGATGTATGAGACAGCTTCGATCTCGGTTTTGCTCTTTATTTTCGTGGTCAGTTAAAGTTCggctgaattaagttcgacgtttgactcaACAGGCGAACTTAACTAGTTTGGGTCGATCTAAAGTGTaattaggttcggctcatgtgaagtacggcgtttggtcttattggtccatttgaatttgaccgcgcgctggcaacacgactgttgttgactgcccggtcacaagtcaacaacggtcatgttgccagcgcgcggtcaaattcaaatggaccaatcagagttgaggctgaaaccatcttgcgagtttccgttgtcacaagcctctgaggaaagccgaagaggtgaattttaaggcaaagttttcgttcgtcacgagtctttcggccgccgaaacacacgtatttggagtgaaatttattgggctttatggaactgttgtttttattgcgattcgggacttttcctgttgaggagaaaacgatttgtggagtgaggtctggccagcgatggatggagtggtcggccttcctattattttagtaacggccttccggataacttcactaaacggcgtcagaatggctctaaactcggcaaaagagacaagttcgtcacacatttgaggtaggaaaactttatttcaaatgagatagttatttacacaatttttttacgatcggtgattttcccatacaattctctatatacacaaactgtcgcatacacgaCGTATTCTCatcttgggggggggggggggcggtggTTAATTTACTCGTTCCCCGTCTCTTTTGATAGTACTAATGGTCTACCTTCAGTCACGCCTGACTGAGACATCCCCAACAGAAATCCTCTCAGTTAAAAATTCATGAGTGGGACCAAGTGATATCCTCGGAGTGGAGCTGACGTGAACATGAGCGAAGAGAGTAGAGAGGAAAGTACGATGAGTCATATCCGCTCATATGAGTCATATTTCTCCCCAGTTGCCCACGTTACGCCTCCACAATTACGCTTCtcagaaatgtcaaatgtcaGCGTGAACTTCAATGGTTTTCTTAAACGCGATACTACTATCATCGGAGTTTGAACGCCATAGTATTTGCGCTCTAACATGAAGGAAGGCAATTATATAAAGCTCAATGGATACTTGGCATCAATCACTACAATTTTATCGTTTTTCGGAACGTTTGCCATTATTATTTCGTTTTTCGCGTGGAAAGACATCCGAACAGCATCAAGACGAATCTTGGTTTACATTTCAGCGGCTGACTTTTTGACGTCTGTCGCAACCATCACAGCGATGGCTAGCTTTTGGATCAACGGCAAGGAAACCAAAGAAGTTTGTTCGGTTCAGAGCATCCTCGGAACGTTTTCGGTATTAGCCTCGTTTTTCTGGACAGTTTTCTTGGCGCTGTATTTGTACATTGCCATTTGtcggaaaaatgtttttttggccCAGAGATTATTGCTCCCGTTTCATGTGTGTGGATGGGGCATTCCCGCTGTTATCGTCTCTGGCGCGTTCTTCGGAAAAAAGTTGGGGAATAATGACAATAAGGTGACTTCGGGGTGGTGTTGGATCAATGAAGACTTAAATTGGCCTGACCAAGTTCTCTGGATGCTCTTGGCTGGTAAATTGTGGGAAATCATGGCATACTTTACAATCGTCGTTCTTTATGCTTTGGTGAAACGGAGTATGAAGAAAGGGGTAATTAACAAGCTAATGCACCTATTAATATTAAGCCCGGTAGGGGGATCGGGCTAACCACGGGAATTTGATCATGAGGTCTGTCCCCAGGGTAGATGTACATGATGTCCCTACGGTAGGGATTTTGACAACACAAAGGCCATTTTGACTGGCTACTTTGTCTGCCTGGGAAGAAGGTGGAGggatgattttttttaacagaaaatgccaaaatccccaccccatgccTGACTCCCCCCTCATCAGCCAGCAGCCAAGGGCTAGTAAATAACACTGACTCCCTACTCACCTCCCCCCCGCCTTCCACACTGACCCCCTCTCAAATTCACGTAATCTACAAATtaagatttgaaaaaaattatacatAGTGgccaatttgaagtaaagaggaAATTACACTTAATTACAGGTATAACCTTTAAAATTCAAAGATGGAGGAAGAGGGTCAATCAATAATTCTTACCATTGATGTAAACCTTTCATGTCACATGACAATCCTCATTTTTCGAGACTAACAAACCACGTTGAAGATATAAGGTTAAAGAAGGGAAGATTAACTTACAGTAAATCATTATTGGCACATTATTGGCAGGTACACAATGGCCAGTGTACAGGCATGTATTGTTTTTAGTCCAAATTTGTGGGCATTCCTGGACGTCTATTTGTTGCAACTGGATTGTTGAATGACGTCCACTTTGACTGATCCAGACTACAAATTGTCCTGTTTTGTTTGATCACAAACCTGAGCCACCACAAGCTGTGGGATAAGGGCAGATTCAACCCCCTGCCCATTAACACTGACCCTTAAAAAGTAATTGTTGTGGGATGTGAAACAATCCACTTACTGTTTATGAAGACTTAGTCTAGGAGAGATCCCTAGTgtcacaatacaatacaatacaatacatacttaattgaccgctccccataggggcttttcagggccaatgaaacaatcaacgaaacaacagaacacaacaacaacaacaacaactgttaagaatcccaactggccggaggcaaaccagttggctatttacaagtgcagctgggaagttgaaccagggactaccaggaacaaattcaacgagtggtcagagcgggtcttgaacccgggatctccggatctcaaggcaagcgccctaaccactgggccgcactgtaAAGCCTTGTGGACAATCCCTAATTTACAAAGACTAACCTACAAAAAAGTCTCAGTTGATTTTACATGTAGGTACCTTAAAAATACAGAACTGTTGAATATATAAGCCTTCCTCTGGTATAGCTCTTTGAAATGTACTGGAAATAATTCCAGGTAAATTTTCTTGATCATAAATTCCAACATGTATGAGGTAAACACCTGAATTCAAATACTTTCATTACAGTCTGAACCAAACTGAACAATAATATTGGAATTTAGAAACAGGAAAATCTGACAGCTAGCTGATGGACATCAAAGCTTGATTTATTCAACTGCAGTAAAGATCTTTGCACTTTTCTGGaatgttgttgttgaaattaattttttggttgTGAATTAACATTCACTTCAATCCTTGAATTATGACCTTGGGAAAAAGGGCATTAATTAGTCAAAAATAATTTCCAAaccataaaattaaagaagataGCCTGgatttagcaagtatgttttaACTCTAAGTGAGTTTTAAGCTGTGAGTAAGTGTACAACAGAAGGCTGATGTCTATGCGAAGAGTCGGGATTTTGTTTAGAGATAAGTAAAAGGTAATGGTTGGTACCAGTGTACACACAGGTACAGCTCGAAAAACTGGTAAGAAATAAACTGCTAACACCACTTTAATCACTGACTTAATGAGTAgagtataattttttttttttttttcagaaaaataggTTTGCCAGTAATTAAAAAGGTTGCATATTGACAAATTAGTAATTATTGGCAGTTAAAAATTCATAGACAATGTCTTTCAAgcccattttttttaat
Above is a window of Montipora capricornis isolate CH-2021 chromosome 6, ASM3666992v2, whole genome shotgun sequence DNA encoding:
- the LOC138052771 gene encoding G-protein coupled receptor 157-like; this translates as MKEGNYIKLNGYLASITTILSFFGTFAIIISFFAWKDIRTASRRILVYISAADFLTSVATITAMASFWINGKETKEVCSVQSILGTFSVLASFFWTVFLALYLYIAICRKNVFLAQRLLLPFHVCGWGIPAVIVSGAFFGKKLGNNDNKVTSGWCWINEDLNWPDQVLWMLLAGKLWEIMAYFTIVVLYALVKRSMKKGRAGLLTCNDVTQAQKVERKLICIPLIFVLLRMWGTIRFFLLVAKGPEYQSSDLLLILQGIGDNAPGFANFLLFFLFTEKCLGNFRLWITCSSTCFSRNNHCPSSSTVFRDASQEPLVQHNEINNKNNPSLQDSKNYLAI